Proteins from one Mauremys mutica isolate MM-2020 ecotype Southern chromosome 14, ASM2049712v1, whole genome shotgun sequence genomic window:
- the LOC123349063 gene encoding arylamine N-acetyltransferase, pineal gland isozyme NAT-3-like isoform X3: MNITEYFTRISYNGSYKNPDLETLTAIFQHHIRAVPFENLSIHCGETIKLDLEPVYDKIVRKKRGGWCMENNHLLYWVLKTLGYDTTIIGAKVYSPEENAYNHHINHLLLKVVLDGKAYIVDGGFGLVYQMWQPMELISGKDQSQVPGIFRFTEDNGIWYFEKIKRKQYNPNQSFSNSNNLEKNACKKVYLFTLEPREIEDFRPQNVYLQTSPDSLFVTKSICSLQTTDGLWALVGWKLTKVKYNYKENMDMVEITTLTDEEVEKTVKDKFRIMLDHKLIPVNSSGLSMV, from the coding sequence ATGAACATCACAGAATATTTCACCAGAATTTCTTATAATGGCTCCTACAAAAACCCGGATTTGGAGACCTTGACTGCAATATTCCAGCATCACATCAGGGCtgttccttttgaaaacctcagcaTCCACTGCGGGGAAACCATCAAGTTAGACTTAGAACCAGTTTATGACAAAATAGTGAGGAAGAAACGCGGTGGCTGGTGCATGGAAAACAATCATCTCTTATACTGGGTTCTGAAAACGCTGGGATATGACACCACCATTATAGGAGCAAAAGTTTACAGCCCAGAAGAAAATGCATATAATCATCATATTAATCACCTTCTGCTAAAGGTGGTCCTGGATGGGAAAGCCTACATAGTGGACGGCGGCTTTGGACTGGTCTATCAAATGTGGCAGCCAATGGAGCTGATTTCTGGGAAAGACCAGTCCCAGGTTCCCGGCATCTTTCGCTTCACGGAAGACAATGGGATTTGGTACTTTGAGAAAATCAAAAGGAAGCAATACAATCCCAACCAAAGCTTCTCTAATTCcaataatctggaaaaaaatgcATGTAAGAAAGTGTACCTGTTTACCCTTGAGCCAAGAGAGATAGAAGATTTCAGGCCCCAGAATGTGTATCTCCAGACATCTCCAGATTCTCTGTTCGTAACAAAGTCCATCTGCAGCCTTCAGACCACTGATGGCCTTTGGGCTTTAGTTGGGTGGAAACTCACCAAGGTTAAATACAATTACAAGGAGAACATGGATATGGTGGAAATCACAACACTTACAGATGAGGAGGTGGAAAAAACAGTGAAAGACAAATTCAGAATAATGTTAGATCATAAACTCATCCCAGTTAACAGCAGCGGATTGTCTATGGTTTAG
- the LOC123349064 gene encoding LOW QUALITY PROTEIN: arylamine N-acetyltransferase, pineal gland isozyme NAT-10-like (The sequence of the model RefSeq protein was modified relative to this genomic sequence to represent the inferred CDS: inserted 2 bases in 1 codon), giving the protein MGVTGGQGEQKRRCSGNMYIEEYLARIGYKGSHEKHDLETLTAIFQHHIRAVPFENLSIHCGEIITLDLDQVYNKIVRKKCGGWCMEHNQLLCWVLKTLGYDTTLLGAYIYNLHQNTYASHMTHLLLKVDIDDRTYILDGGFGVSYQIWQPMELISGKDQPQTPGIFRFTENNGTWYFEKIRRKQYVPNQSFSNSDLLERSECRKIYLFSLEPRTIRDFQFQCTYLQTSPDSLFTKKSICSXTDGFRALIGWTLIETTYNYKDNTDLVEFTTLKDEEVEETLKDKFSITLERKFVSINLKGLYVI; this is encoded by the exons ATGGGAGTCACTGGTGGACAAGGTGAACAGAAAAGACGTTGCTCAG GCAATATGTACATCGAAGAATATTTAGCAAGAATTGGATACAAAGGCTCCCATGAAAAACATGATTTGGAAACCTTAACTGCAATCTTCCAGCACCATATCCGAGCTGTtccatttgaaaatctcagcatCCATTGTGGGGAAATCATTACCTTGGATTTAGACCAGGTTTACAACAAAATTGTAAGGAAGAAGTGTGGTGGATGGTGCATGGAACACAACCAACTTTTATGTTGGGTGCTGAAAACACTGGGATATGACACCACTCTTTTAGGAGCATATATATACAACCTGCATCAAAACACATATGCTTCCCACATGACCCACCTTCTGCTAAAGGTGGATATTGATGATAGAACCTATATCCTGGATGGAGGCTTTGGTGTATCCTATCAAATTTGGCAACCAATGGAACTTATTTCTGGGAAAGATCAGCCTCAGACTCCTGGCATCTTTCGCTTCACAGAAAACAATGGGACTTGGTACTTTGAGAAAATAAGGAGGAAACAATACGTTCCCAACCAAAGCTTCTCTAATTCTGATCTTCTGGAAAGGAGTGAGTGCAGGAAAATTTACTTGTTCAGTCTTGAGCCACGAACAATCAGAGATTTCCAGTTCCAGTGTACATATCTTCAGACATCTCCAGATTCCCTGTTTACAAAGAAGTCAATCTGCAG CACTGATGGGTTTCGAGCTTTAATTGGGTGGACACTCATTGAGACAACTTACAACTACAAGGACAACACAGATCTGGTAGAATTCACTACTCTTAAAGATGAAGAGGTGGAGGAGACACTGAAAGATAAATTCAGCATAACATTAGAGAGAAAATTTGTCTCAATTAACCTCAAAGGATTGTACGTGATTTAG
- the MPHOSPH6 gene encoding M-phase phosphoprotein 6 has product MAGEVKTKLSKNLLRMKFMQRGLDSETKKQLEEEEKKIISEEHWYLDLPELKEKESFIIEERSFMPCEDLLYGRMSFKGFNPEIEKLMIQMNSRYKKEEIEADDTAEADVSDEEMARRYETLVGTIGKKFLKKRDQRVLQDEDENSNMRPSKAKKMFLKPQD; this is encoded by the exons TTCATGCAAAGGGGATTGGATTCAGAAACCAAAAAACAACtagaagaggaggaaaagaagaTAATCAGTGAAGAGCACTGGTATCTGGATTTACCAGAACTCAAGGAAAAGGA GAGTTTTATAATAGAAGAGAGAAGCTTTATGCCATGTGAAGACCTACTTTATGGCAGAATGTCCTTTAAAGGGTTCAATCCAGAAATTGAG AAGTTAATGATCCAAATGAACTCTAGGTACAAGAAAGAAGAAATTGAAGCAGATGACACTGCCGAGGCTGACGTATCAGATGAAGAAATGGCCAGAAG ATATGAAACCTTAGTGGGAACTATTGGGAAGAAATTCTTGAAAAAGAGAGACCAGCGTGTGCTACAGGATGAAGATGAGAACAGTAACATGAGACCTAGCAAAGCtaagaaaatgttcttaaaacccCAGGATTGA